A genomic window from Halogeometricum sp. S3BR5-2 includes:
- a CDS encoding serine hydrolase domain-containing protein, whose product MPNPQTVTETVAGDDCHNAYSRRTVLRGLAATGAAAFAFKNASGSVSATTSSQQDQATGPLSDPESFETFLDGVVDAQLEAHDIPGATVAVVDDDATFTKGYGLRDVRTDAPVDANRTLFRIGSTSKLFTWTAVMQGIEAGRLDVDTDVNEYLDAVEVPDKYDQPITLDHLATHTAGFEDRARGTFVLNESDLRPLPTMLQTEQPARVRPPGTFTAYSNYGAALAGYIAASTAGSSFGEYVDEHIFGPLQMKQSTFDQPVPDAIDGVLSNGYTTSNGRYREGEFEYVGMPPAGSMTTTAIDMARFLRAHLQGGATSDGRILEADSTEMMHRRRFGNAERLNGMCFGFYELSRNDVRIVGHGGDTDQFHSLVALLPDHSVGLFVSYNSPGGIEARDELLDALVEEYYLSEEKPPLTPNGEPARANELSGTYRALRSPYTTSEKLLSVQSTVSVSLDEQGRLVTTDPREPTRWVEVEERYFEAVDGSDALVFGETDGEITHLFFDSRPPSAYERLTVVEQPSTHAVIAGLSILVFLGAVLGWTATWLWRWFRGGRRDRPDSPLRYTHHVAGLAAVSYLVFVVGMSALIVSDPRAALLGGPQPLQVILLFALVGAVSSAATLVLAGLTWRRGLWRRRRQAQYVVVGLSGVVFALVLSYWNLLWYQM is encoded by the coding sequence ATGCCCAACCCACAGACCGTAACCGAGACTGTCGCCGGCGACGATTGTCACAACGCATATTCTCGACGTACCGTGCTTCGCGGCCTCGCGGCCACAGGGGCCGCAGCGTTTGCCTTCAAGAATGCATCCGGCAGCGTGAGCGCCACAACATCCAGCCAGCAGGACCAAGCTACCGGGCCGCTCTCCGATCCGGAGTCCTTCGAGACGTTCCTCGATGGCGTCGTGGACGCCCAACTCGAGGCTCACGACATCCCTGGTGCAACGGTCGCAGTCGTCGACGACGATGCGACGTTCACAAAGGGCTACGGTCTCCGAGACGTTCGGACCGACGCACCGGTCGACGCTAACAGAACGCTCTTTCGCATCGGCTCGACGTCGAAGCTGTTCACGTGGACGGCGGTCATGCAGGGTATCGAGGCCGGCCGACTCGACGTCGATACCGACGTCAACGAGTATCTCGATGCGGTGGAGGTACCCGATAAGTACGACCAGCCAATCACGCTTGACCACCTCGCGACGCACACGGCGGGATTCGAGGATCGCGCTCGCGGGACGTTCGTCCTGAACGAGTCCGATTTGCGTCCACTGCCGACGATGCTCCAGACCGAACAACCGGCGAGAGTTCGGCCGCCCGGAACATTCACGGCCTACTCGAACTACGGGGCCGCCCTCGCGGGGTACATCGCCGCCTCAACTGCCGGGTCGTCGTTCGGCGAGTACGTCGACGAACACATCTTCGGACCACTGCAAATGAAGCAGAGTACCTTCGACCAGCCCGTTCCCGATGCGATAGACGGCGTGCTATCCAACGGATACACGACCTCGAACGGCCGGTATCGCGAGGGCGAGTTCGAGTACGTCGGGATGCCGCCGGCCGGGTCGATGACCACGACGGCGATCGACATGGCACGGTTTCTCCGTGCGCACCTGCAGGGTGGCGCAACCAGCGACGGGCGCATTCTCGAAGCGGACTCGACGGAAATGATGCATCGGCGACGATTCGGCAACGCCGAGCGACTGAACGGGATGTGCTTCGGGTTCTACGAGTTGAGTCGGAACGACGTGCGTATCGTGGGCCACGGCGGCGATACCGACCAGTTTCACAGCCTGGTAGCGCTGCTTCCGGACCACAGTGTCGGGCTCTTCGTCTCCTACAACAGCCCCGGCGGAATCGAAGCGCGAGACGAACTACTCGATGCGCTAGTCGAGGAGTACTATCTCAGCGAGGAGAAACCCCCACTCACACCCAATGGCGAGCCAGCCCGCGCGAACGAGCTGAGCGGCACGTACCGCGCACTCAGATCCCCCTACACGACCTCCGAAAAGCTGCTGAGCGTGCAGTCGACCGTCTCTGTCTCCCTCGATGAGCAGGGCCGACTCGTAACAACTGACCCCAGAGAGCCGACACGATGGGTCGAGGTCGAAGAACGCTATTTCGAGGCAGTTGACGGGTCGGACGCGCTCGTCTTCGGAGAGACCGACGGCGAGATAACGCATCTCTTCTTCGATAGCAGGCCGCCGTCGGCCTACGAACGGCTCACCGTCGTCGAGCAACCGTCGACGCACGCCGTGATTGCCGGACTGAGTATCCTCGTCTTTCTCGGCGCGGTCCTCGGGTGGACGGCGACGTGGCTCTGGCGCTGGTTTCGCGGCGGGCGACGGGACCGCCCGGACTCACCGCTGCGGTACACTCACCACGTCGCTGGACTGGCAGCGGTGAGCTATCTAGTGTTCGTGGTCGGCATGTCTGCCCTCATCGTGAGCGACCCGCGAGCGGCCCTGCTGGGAGGTCCGCAACCGTTGCAGGTCATCCTCCTCTTCGCACTCGTGGGCGCAGTGTCGAGTGCTGCGACGCTCGTCCTCGCCGGACTGACTTGGCGGCGGGGTCTCTGGCGTCGTCGGAGACAGGCGCAATACGTCGTCGTCGGTCTCTCCGGCGTCGTCTTCGCGCTCGTACTCTCGTACTGGAACCTCCTGTGGTACCAGATGTGA
- a CDS encoding PH domain-containing protein → MRRMNEWFKPEKLTTYYFAIEAILLAVALGIVGLLAATGILSAVESWVLLAGGVPLVVAFAFLTWWIPAFYRSADYRLADDELEYRRGVFFQQKTTVPYNRITNVNAARGPLQRLVGAGSVGIHTAGYGGQMGAELTIDGVGDYEEIKDQVLGKVRQREPLATEGEETAEKPRARTDPESDSQALLAEIQAIRQLLEQGRSV, encoded by the coding sequence ATGAGACGGATGAACGAGTGGTTCAAGCCCGAGAAGCTCACCACGTACTACTTCGCCATCGAGGCGATACTGCTCGCGGTCGCCCTCGGTATCGTCGGACTGTTGGCCGCCACCGGCATCCTCTCCGCGGTCGAGTCGTGGGTCCTGCTTGCAGGCGGCGTCCCCCTGGTCGTCGCGTTCGCGTTCCTCACGTGGTGGATCCCGGCCTTCTACCGCAGTGCGGACTACAGGCTGGCGGACGACGAACTCGAGTACCGTCGCGGCGTCTTCTTCCAGCAAAAGACGACCGTTCCCTACAACCGGATCACGAACGTCAACGCCGCTCGCGGACCGCTTCAGCGACTCGTCGGCGCCGGGTCGGTCGGTATCCACACCGCGGGGTACGGTGGTCAGATGGGAGCCGAACTCACCATCGACGGCGTCGGAGACTACGAGGAGATCAAAGACCAAGTGCTCGGGAAGGTTCGCCAGCGCGAGCCGTTAGCGACCGAAGGTGAGGAGACGGCCGAGAAACCGAGGGCTCGTACTGACCCAGAATCGGACTCCCAAGCCCTCCTCGCCGAGATTCAAGCTATTCGGCAACTGCTCGAACAGGGCCGGTCTGTCTGA
- a CDS encoding orc1/cdc6 family replication initiation protein — protein MSGPFSNVTDTIFDEKQVLTENYQPEKILERDEEIEEYRFALQDVLFGRDPENIMLYGKAGLGKTAVTKYMMTALKDEVTTRDSADELTVHELNCNGKTLFMVVRTLVNDLLPDHASPFPKRGLGTGDAFEELYKRLDRVGGTHLMVFDEIDHLDDANTLLYEIPRAKSNGHITQSKIGVIGISNNYTFRRSLSPKVKDTLMETEISFSPYDAPELQTILSTRAARAFVEGACDESAINLAAAIAARDMGNARQAIDLLRTGAEAALKAGDDCVQEQHIKEARDIVKRGQLTTRIRDQTQHAQYILESVARLEAAGRTPARTRDIQHRYQTVANSWGTDPLTTLKSVQDHLSDLHMLGFLRRSEQNKGESGGRYFEYQSELDPELILDVRERIEHGDTLDNR, from the coding sequence ATGTCGGGGCCGTTCAGCAACGTCACAGACACGATCTTCGATGAGAAGCAGGTACTCACGGAGAATTACCAACCTGAGAAGATACTAGAGCGAGACGAGGAGATCGAAGAGTACCGGTTTGCACTGCAGGATGTTCTGTTCGGTCGTGACCCGGAGAATATCATGCTCTATGGGAAGGCGGGACTGGGCAAAACGGCCGTCACGAAGTACATGATGACTGCGCTCAAAGACGAAGTCACCACCCGAGATAGCGCCGACGAACTGACTGTTCACGAGTTGAACTGCAACGGCAAGACGCTGTTTATGGTTGTTCGCACGCTGGTAAATGATCTCCTTCCTGATCACGCGAGCCCCTTCCCGAAACGCGGCCTCGGAACTGGAGACGCTTTTGAGGAACTGTACAAGCGATTAGATCGTGTCGGGGGGACACATCTCATGGTATTCGACGAAATCGACCATCTGGACGATGCAAACACGCTTCTCTATGAAATTCCTCGGGCGAAATCGAACGGGCATATTACTCAATCCAAAATCGGTGTGATCGGTATCAGCAACAACTACACGTTCAGACGAAGCCTCTCTCCGAAGGTCAAAGACACGCTGATGGAGACCGAAATTTCGTTCAGTCCGTACGATGCACCCGAGCTCCAAACCATCCTTTCGACGAGAGCAGCACGTGCGTTCGTTGAGGGGGCATGCGATGAATCGGCAATCAATCTCGCAGCAGCAATCGCTGCGAGAGATATGGGCAACGCCAGACAGGCAATCGATCTGCTGAGAACGGGTGCCGAGGCTGCACTCAAAGCGGGTGATGATTGCGTTCAAGAACAACATATCAAGGAGGCCCGAGATATCGTTAAGCGTGGGCAGCTTACGACTCGAATCCGAGATCAAACACAACACGCCCAATATATTCTAGAGAGTGTCGCTCGACTGGAAGCAGCCGGCCGCACTCCTGCACGGACTCGTGATATCCAGCACCGATATCAAACAGTCGCAAATTCGTGGGGAACGGATCCCCTTACGACGCTGAAGAGCGTTCAGGACCATCTCTCTGACCTTCATATGCTTGGCTTCCTCCGCCGGAGTGAGCAGAACAAAGGCGAAAGTGGTGGTCGGTACTTTGAATATCAATCTGAGTTGGATCCCGAGTTGATTCTGGATGTGAGAGAACGGATTGAACACGGAGACACGCTGGATAACCGTTAA
- a CDS encoding type II toxin-antitoxin system PemK/MazF family toxin: protein MTDEETLIFERSDVVYGDDPFNGDEDARPWLILSNHEGHPFHGDQYIALTITTKSWMDGLLDIPAESWLRGGVPEESRIVPWGIQSIDHEDIGFWQGRLRTSLVEAAVAALVDELQ from the coding sequence GTGACCGACGAAGAGACACTGATCTTCGAGCGTAGCGACGTCGTCTACGGCGATGACCCGTTCAACGGTGACGAGGACGCTCGACCCTGGCTCATCCTCTCGAACCACGAAGGCCACCCGTTCCACGGCGACCAGTATATCGCACTGACGATCACGACGAAATCGTGGATGGATGGGCTACTCGACATTCCTGCGGAGAGTTGGCTGCGAGGCGGGGTGCCCGAGGAAAGTCGAATCGTCCCGTGGGGGATCCAGTCGATTGACCACGAGGACATCGGCTTCTGGCAGGGTCGGCTTCGAACTAGTCTCGTCGAAGCGGCCGTCGCAGCACTCGTTGATGAACTGCAGTAG
- a CDS encoding DUF7342 family protein, with protein MRDDTHRDGPPPFDRPFEGEDTKQRVYSTILHTREPMAVSEIAERANCSDESARTHLSFYADLGIVIRHEGRPVRYERNDEYFEWRRVNELAREHTVEELQIRVSELTDRIETYCEEYDADSPADVDVLEFDAAQIDDVYVDLGDWATAIEERRLHERARRKAAGSTAPSHG; from the coding sequence ATGAGAGACGATACGCACCGCGACGGTCCACCGCCGTTCGATAGGCCGTTTGAGGGGGAAGATACGAAGCAGCGGGTGTACAGTACGATACTACATACCCGTGAGCCGATGGCCGTCTCCGAAATCGCTGAACGTGCGAACTGCTCGGACGAGTCGGCGCGGACACACCTGTCTTTTTACGCCGACCTCGGCATCGTTATTCGCCACGAGGGCCGGCCAGTCCGATACGAGCGTAACGATGAGTACTTCGAGTGGCGTCGAGTGAACGAACTGGCACGGGAGCACACCGTCGAGGAGTTACAGATTCGCGTCTCGGAACTGACCGACCGAATCGAAACGTACTGCGAGGAGTACGACGCTGACTCACCCGCCGACGTCGACGTCCTCGAATTCGACGCAGCGCAGATCGACGACGTCTACGTCGACCTCGGGGACTGGGCCACCGCTATCGAGGAGCGTCGGCTTCATGAACGCGCTCGGAGAAAGGCCGCTGGGTCCACGGCTCCATCACACGGCTGA
- a CDS encoding DeoR family transcriptional regulator, translated as MSRERGDAGRYTETITLDDVLGVFEAVEGPVVTSGDVAEALDCSRETARRKLRTLEEQGHVASRKTAGRVVWWVVDEQKTPHGVNPDDPFWDFAPGISGESDVSERIDAVLYGEKST; from the coding sequence ATGTCTCGTGAACGCGGCGACGCCGGGAGATATACCGAGACGATCACGCTTGACGACGTTCTCGGTGTGTTCGAGGCTGTAGAAGGCCCAGTCGTCACATCCGGTGATGTCGCTGAGGCGCTCGATTGTTCTCGGGAAACGGCACGCCGGAAGCTTCGCACATTGGAGGAGCAGGGCCACGTTGCTAGTCGGAAGACAGCAGGGAGGGTGGTATGGTGGGTTGTGGACGAACAGAAAACTCCACACGGAGTCAATCCGGATGATCCATTCTGGGATTTTGCGCCCGGTATCTCTGGCGAATCTGACGTCTCTGAGAGAATAGATGCGGTTCTGTACGGCGAAAAATCCACATGA
- a CDS encoding putative toxin-antitoxin system toxin component, PIN family: MRAVLDTNVLISSVISTGVPHEIVVKGFEGEYEIVVSVETLTEFRRTLLKYPERFHLEEDEVQKEVETIRYFAEFVDPDEEVHAVGDDPDDDKFLEAAIAGDVDYIVSGDKHLLNLDSFRSIPIVEPRTFYERLTE; the protein is encoded by the coding sequence ATGAGGGCTGTACTCGATACGAACGTCCTCATTTCGAGCGTCATCTCGACCGGTGTTCCTCACGAGATCGTTGTCAAGGGCTTCGAGGGCGAGTACGAAATCGTCGTCTCCGTCGAGACGCTCACCGAGTTTCGGAGAACGTTGCTCAAGTATCCTGAGCGGTTTCACTTGGAAGAGGACGAGGTTCAGAAGGAAGTCGAGACCATTCGGTACTTTGCCGAGTTCGTCGATCCCGACGAGGAAGTTCATGCGGTTGGGGACGATCCCGACGACGACAAGTTTCTGGAAGCAGCCATCGCGGGTGATGTCGACTACATTGTCTCTGGAGACAAGCATCTCTTAAATCTCGACTCTTTCAGAAGTATCCCGATTGTCGAGCCACGCACGTTCTACGAACGACTCACGGAGTAG
- a CDS encoding AbrB/MazE/SpoVT family DNA-binding domain-containing protein — protein sequence MSTDEPEVTTVTSKGQITIPSRLRKQFGLEQGTKLMVVPTDYGLVLKKLELPSVQEFQQRVEEREDEVDLSMDEVNQLVHDARAEE from the coding sequence ATGAGCACGGACGAGCCCGAGGTGACCACGGTTACCTCGAAAGGACAGATCACGATTCCGAGTCGCCTCCGCAAACAATTCGGCCTGGAACAGGGCACGAAACTGATGGTCGTCCCGACAGACTACGGCCTCGTTCTGAAGAAGCTTGAACTCCCCTCTGTACAAGAATTCCAACAGCGGGTCGAAGAGAGGGAGGACGAAGTCGATCTCTCGATGGACGAGGTCAATCAACTAGTCCACGATGCTCGCGCTGAGGAATGA
- a CDS encoding type II toxin-antitoxin system HicB family antitoxin: MAGTTRDKGNGGVEFVYEDNRRVTTTDIETGVASVGDDRAEALRMLADALDTHTYVRFPGIALERR; the protein is encoded by the coding sequence ATGGCCGGCACGACTCGTGACAAGGGCAATGGCGGTGTCGAGTTCGTCTACGAGGATAATAGACGAGTCACCACTACGGACATCGAGACGGGTGTCGCCTCCGTCGGCGACGACCGTGCGGAGGCCCTTCGGATGCTCGCCGACGCACTCGATACTCATACGTACGTCCGATTCCCAGGAATCGCGCTCGAACGGCGTTAG
- a CDS encoding metal-dependent hydrolase, translated as MLPWGHAAFGYVLYSLYTRLHLDHPPQGLAALALAVGTQFPDLIDKPLTWTFAVLPYGRSFAHSLFTLVPLLTALWVVFDSPKQRTLTTAFGIGYASHLVGDNIGPLLRGDFSIPGYLFWPLTDVPSEGKRSFLEFFLNLQFTPTLLFGFVLAVFTLGLWVYDGMPGVKDILEDRPWENARTKPAEKR; from the coding sequence ATGCTTCCCTGGGGTCACGCCGCCTTCGGCTACGTACTCTACTCGCTGTACACTCGCCTCCACCTCGATCACCCACCGCAAGGACTCGCCGCCCTCGCACTCGCCGTTGGCACACAGTTCCCGGACCTGATCGACAAACCGCTCACATGGACGTTCGCCGTCCTGCCCTATGGCCGCAGCTTCGCCCACTCGCTGTTCACACTCGTGCCCCTCCTCACCGCTCTCTGGGTCGTCTTCGACAGCCCGAAACAGCGCACGCTCACCACCGCGTTCGGAATCGGGTACGCCTCCCATCTCGTCGGCGACAACATCGGCCCACTCCTCAGAGGGGACTTCAGTATCCCCGGCTATCTGTTCTGGCCGCTGACGGACGTCCCGAGCGAAGGGAAGCGAAGCTTCCTCGAGTTCTTCTTGAACCTCCAGTTCACTCCCACACTCCTCTTCGGGTTTGTCCTCGCAGTATTCACCCTCGGCCTATGGGTTTACGACGGGATGCCGGGTGTGAAAGACATCCTCGAAGACCGTCCGTGGGAGAACGCACGGACGAAGCCCGCAGAAAAGCGCTGA